One Gordonia pseudamarae genomic window, AGCAGCGGGAAGCCGTTCTGCATGCGGGCGCGCCGCTGCTGATCGTCGCCGGTGCCGGTTCGGGCAAGACGTCGGTACTCACCCGGCGCATCGCGTACCTGCTGGCGGCACGCGATGTCACGCCCGGACAGGTGCTGGCCATCACTTTCACCAACAAGGCCGCCGCCGAGATGCGCGAGCGGGTGATCGACCTCGTCGGCCCGCGTGCCACGTACATGTGGGTCTCCACGTTCCACTCGACGTGCGTGCGGATTCTGCGGGCGCAGTCGTCGCTGCTGGCCCCCATCAACTCGAATTTCTCCATCTACGACGCCGACGATTCCAAACGGCTGCTCGGCATGATCATCGGCGACCTCAACCTCGACCCGAAGAAGTTCAGCCCGCGCGGGGTCGGGGCGGCGATCTCCAACTTCAAGAACGAGCTCATCTCGCCCGAGGACGCGATCGACGCCGCGCCCGACGACCAGCCCTCGGCCGCCGACATCGCCCGCATCTACGCCGAGTATCAGCGCAGGCTGCGTGCGGCCAACGCCTTCGACTTCGATGACCTGATCGGGGAGACGGTGGCCCTGTTGCAGCGCCATCCGGAGGTCGCCGAATACTATCGCCGCCGTTTCCGGCATGTGCTGGTCGACGAGTATCAGGACACCAACCACGCCCAGTACGTGCTGATCCGCGAACTCGTCGGCAGCGACGGGGGAACGGTCGCCCCGTCGGAGTTGTGCGTGGTCGGCGACGCCGACCAGTCGATCTATGCCTTCCGCGGTGCGACGATCCGCAACATCGAGGAGTTCGAGCGCGACTTCCCCGATGCCGAAACGATTCTGCTGGAACAGAATTACCGATCGACGCAGACCATCCTGTCGGCCGCCAACGCGGTCATCGCCCGCAACGAGGGGCGGCGCGAGAAGCGTTTGTGGACCGACTCGGGAGACGGTGAGCTGATCGTCGGCTACGTCGCCGACAGCGATCGGGACGAGGCCGCGTTCATCGGCAAGGAGATCGAGTCGCTCACCGACTACTCGATCGGCGGCTCCTCGAGTTGTTCGTACGGCGATGTCGCGGTCTTCTACCGCACCAACACCGGCTCCCGGCCGCTCGAAGAGGTCTTCGTGCGCCACGGCATTCCGTACAAGGTGGTCGGCGGCACCCGATTCTATGAGCGTAAAGAGGTGCGCGATGTGGTGGCCTACCTGCGGGTGGTGGCCAACCCCGAGGACACGGTGAGCCTGCGCCGCATCATCAACACCCCGCGCCGCGGTATCGGCGACCGTGCGCAGGCGTGTGTCGCGGTGCATTCGGAGAACCTGGGCATCTCCTTCTACGCGGCCCTGCTGGACGCGGCCGAGGGCCGGGTACCGCTGCTCAACACACGTGCGAACAAGCAGATCGCGGCGTTCGTCGAACTGATCGAGTCGTTGCGCGCCGAGCATCTGGAGGCGTTCGGCGTCGACGATCAGGGCGCCGTCGATGCGACCGCCGAGGCCGGTGACATCGGCGATCTCGTCGAGGCGATCGTCGAACGTACCGGATATCGCGGCGAACTCGCCGCCTCCAACGATCCGCAGGATGCGGCCCGACTGGACAACCTCGACGAACTGGTGTCGGTGGCCAGGGAGTTCAGCCTCGACGCGGCACAGCTGGCCGGGCGCGACGGCGAGCAGGACGAGGATCCCGAGGGCTTGCGCGAGGGCGAGCCCGAGCCGGGGTCGCTGGCGGCGTTCCTGGAGCGGGTGTCGCTGGTGGCCGATGCCGACCAGATCCCCGACGAGGGGGAGGGTGTGGTGACGCTCATGACGCTGCACACAGCGAAGGGGCTGGAGTTTCCGGTGGTGTTCGTGACCGGCTGGGAGGACGGGCATTTCCCGCATATGCGGGCTCTGGGCGATCCGGCCGAACTCAGCGAGGAACGCCGTCTGGCCTATGTCGGTATCACCCGGGCCAAAGAACGCCTGTACGTGACCCGGTCACTGATGCGCGCCTCCTGGGGTCAACCGGTGAGCAATCCGGAATCGCGCTTTCTGCAAGAGATCCCGCAGCATCTGGTTGACTGGCGGCGCACCGAACCGAAGCGGCAGGCGCGACGCGAGTGGGCGTCCACCGGTGGCGTGTTCGGGGATTCGCCGGGGCGAGCGCAGCGTGGTTCGTCCTCGTGGTCGCCCGACCCCGCCAGGCGTACGAGTCGTTCGGTGGTGAACTACGAGGTCGGTGACCGCAACAATCACCCGAAGTACGGTCTGGGCAAGGTTGTTTCCAAGGAGGGCAGCGGGCCCACCGAACGGTTGGTCATCGACTACGGCCCGGGGGTCGGCCGGATGACATTCATGGCGATCGGGCTGCCCGGCGACAAACTCTGACCTGGCGGGACGCAGAAGGCGCCGGGACCATGCGGTCCTGGCGCCTTCTGCATGGTCCTGGTTCTGCTGATTGCTAGCCGGTGTAGTTGGCCAGCTGGACGCCGTGGCGGGCGAGCCACGGGGCCGGGTCGATCTTGGTGGTGCCGTTCTTCCAGACCTCGAAGTGCACGTGCGGTCCGGTGGAGAAGCCTTCGTTGCCGACCAGGGCGATGACATCGCCGGCGGTGACCCGCTGGCCCGCGTGAACCAGAACGCCCGAGGAGGACATGTGTCCGTACATCGTGATGGTGCCGTCGTCGGCCTCCAACTGCACCCAGTTGCCGTAGCCGGAGGCCGGGCCGGCCTCCTTGATGACACCGTCGGTGACCGCGTGGATCGGGGTGCCGAGCGGTGCGGCCAGGTCGATGCCGCCGTGGAAGCTGCCCCAGCGGTTGGCGTAGGCGGAGGTGAGTTGGTAGGCGCCGAGGGGGAGTGGCGACTCGAACATCGGGCGACGGGCCAGTGCCTCGCGCCGGGCCTGTTCGGCGGCGCGGGCCTCACCGAGGGCGAGTTGGTCGGTGAAGACGCCGAGATCGGCGGTGGGTGCGGCGGCGGCCACGCCGGGGCCGAGGTCGGGAAGGGTGGTGGTGATCGCCGGGCCGGAGACGCTGGCGGCGTTGGCCGGGGCGGGGGCGTCGGTGGAGGCCGAGCCCGACTGGGAGACGGCGGCGACCGCGGCACCGGCGGCCATCGCGAACAGTGCGGCGCGACCGCCCTTGAGCGCGGTGGGCGGTGCGGCGATGCGATGGCGTCCGCGGTCGCGGCGGGTGTTGCCGGTGTTGGTGCGGAACGGCTTGTCGACGGTCGTGCGCGGCAGCCGGATCTCGCCGCTGCTTTCGAGACTGTAGTTGTCGAGGTGGGCGCCGGTGACATCGGACGGGTCGGTGGGCTCGTCGTCGACGAACTCGGCTTCCGGCAGGAAGATGTCCTGGGTGACCTCGGAGCTGGTCGGACGGTAGTCGTCGTACTGTCCGGGGTCGTACTGTCCGGCGTCGTGCTGTCCGGGGTCGTGCTGTCTGGGGCCGTACCTCCGGCGGTCTGAGGATTTCCAGCCCGTCTCGGTGTCCGCCGCTGCCCGCAGATCATCAATCGGGATGATCGTGGTCATGGCCTCGTCGAAGTCGTAACCGTCGATCAGATCGGTCGCTGCCGAACCCGTCGGGTCCGTGGCTGTCGGGTCGACTCGGAACCTGCGTCCTGCCAAGTCGTCCACCTTCTCTCTCGTTACCGCCGGCACTACGTGTCACGGCTCGCGCCGGACCGTGACGACGGTGTGGTACCGATGGGGTTGGTACCGATGGGGCTGGTTTCGGGTGCCTCACGTCGCAACGGTCCGTGATCGTTCTGTGACCTGAGGTATGACGGTAACGAAATGGTGGAGACAAGTCCAACGTTCGGCCGTATTCGTCATCATCATGTGATTGTCATCACACCATCCACGACTGGTGGGTTGCTGTACGCAATATCGAGTACGGGATAGGCAAGTCGGGACTGTGATCGGTGCGTTCCCGGTAACCTGCGGTGTGCCCGCGTTGAGGGCCATGCGGACGACGACGCCCGGCCAACCGGCCGGCCGGAACCCCGACCGACCGAGTGATCTGTCGCACAAGGTGCCGAGGTGGTGGATTCAATGACAAGGGGCAGGTTTAGAGTCCGATATGGCCCGCGTTACACCCACATGCGGGCAAACCTACGAGACGGTGAGCTGAATGGATCTCTTCGAATACCAGGCGAAGGAACTGTTCGCCAAGCACGGGGTACCCACCTCCGCTGGACGTGTGACCGATACCGCCGCAGACGCGCGGGCGATTGCCGAGGAAATCGGCAAGCCCGTGATGGTCAAGGCGCAGGTCAAGGTCGGTGGACGTGGCAAGGCAGGCGGCGTCAAATACGCCGCGACCCCGGATGACGCGCAGACCCACGCCGACAACATCCTTGGCCTCGACATCAAGGGCCATATTGTCAAGAAGTTGCTGGTCGCCGAGGCCAGCGACATCGCCGAGGAGTACTACATCTCCTTCCTGCTCGATCGCGCCAACCGCACCTATCTGGCCATGTGCTCGGTCGAAGGCGGCATGGAGATCGAAGAGGTCGCCGCGACCAAGCCCGAACGGCTGGCCAAGGTTCCCGTCGACGCCGTCAAGGGTGTCGACGTCGCCACCGCCCGCTCCATCGCCGAGCAGGGCCACCTGCCCGCCGAGGTGCTCGACGCGGCGGCGGTCACCATCGCCAAGCTGTGGGAGGTCTTCGTCAAGGAAGACGCCACCCTGGTCGAGGTGAACCCGCTCGTGCGTACGCCCGACGATCAGATCCTTGCCCTCGACGGCAAGGTCACCCTCGACGGCAACGCCGACTTCCGGCAGCCCGGCCACGCTGAGTTCGAGGACAAGGAAGCCACCGACCCGCTGGAACTCAAGGCCAAGCAGCACGACCTGAACTACGTCAAGCTCGACGGCCAGGTCGGCATCATCGGCAACGGCGCGGGTCTGGTCATGTCGACCCTCGACGTCGTCGCCTATGCCGGCGAGAACCACGGCGGAGTCAAGCCCGCCAACTTCCTCGACATCGGTGGTGGCGCCTCGGCCGAGGTCATGGCCGCCGGCCTCGACGTCATCCTCGGTGACTCGCAGGTCAAGAGCGTGTTCGTCAACGTCTTCGGCGGCATCACCGCCTGTGACGCGGTCGCCAACGGTATCGTCGGCGCACTCGACAAGCTCGGTGACACCGCCAGCAAGCCACTGGTCGTTCGTCTGGACGGCAACAAGGTCGAAGAAGGCCGCAAGATCCTCGCCGATGCGAACCACCCGCTGGTGACGCTGGCCGAGACCATGGACGCCGGCGCCGACAAGGCCGCCGAACTGGCGAGCAAGTAAGGAACGCTGGACATGTCGATTTTTCTGAACAAAGACAACAAGGTCATCGTCCAGGGCATCACCGGTGGTGAGGGCACCAAGCACACCGCACTCATGCTCAAGGCCGGCACCAATGTCGTCGGCGGCGTCAACGCGCGCAAGGCGGGCACCACCGTCAGCCACGTCGACGCCGACGGCAACGCCGTGGAACTGCCGGTGTTCGGGAGTGTCGCCGAGGCCATCGAGAAGACCGGTGCCGACACCTCGATCGCGTTCGTGCCCCCGGCCTTCTCCAAGGACGCCATCATCGAGGCCATCGACGCGGAGATCCCGCTGCTCGTGGTCATCACCGAGGGCATCCCGGTGCAGGACTCGGCCTATGCGTGGGCCTACAACCTGGACAAGGGCGCCAAGACCCGGATCATCGGCCCCAACTGCCCCGGCATCATCACCCCGGGTGAGGCGCTGGTGGGCATCACGCCCAACAACATCACCGGCAAGGGCCCGATCGGCCTGGTGTCCAAGTCGGGCACGCTGACCTACCAGATGATGTACGAGCTGCGTGACCTCGGCTTCTCCACCGCCATCGGCATCGGCGGCGACCCGGTCATCGGCACCACCCACATCGACGCCATCGAGGCGTTCGAGAAGGATCCCGAGACCAAGCTGATCGTCATGATCGGTGAGATCGGCGGCGATGCCGAGGAGCGGGCGGCCGACTACATCAAGGCCAACGTGTCCAAGCCGGTCGTCGGCTACGTCGCGGGCTTCACCGCGCCGGAAGGCAAGACGATGGGCCACGCCGGCGCCATCGTGTCGGGCAGCTCGGGCACCGCCCAGGCCAAGAAGGAAGCCCTCGAGGCCGCCGGGGTCAAGGTCGGCAAGACGCCGAGCGAGACCGCGCGCCTGGCCCGCGAGTTGTTCGAAGCGCTCTAAGGGACACGTGCCCGTCAGGGCGGACACCTGAGACGAACCCGGTCACCGTTCGGTGACCGGGTTCGCTGCTACAGTCGGCCCGGAACCCGGAACCCGGAACCCTGGGGAACGACCGGGGGGACGACCGGGGAACGACCGAAAGGACTCGCATGTCCGAGCTTTTGCCGCTGAACCCGGACGAACTGCTGACCGGTACCCGGTCGGTGCGCAAACGACTCGACCTGTCCCGGCCCGTGCCGTTGGAGATCGTCCGGGAGTCGCTTGAGGTGGCTCTGCAGGCGCCCACCGGCAGCAACAGTCAGACCTGGCACTGGATCGTCGTCACCGATCCGGAGAAGAAGCGCAAGATCGCCGACCTGTACCGCGCCTCGTTCGCGCCCTACATCGCGATGCAGAACGAGGCCGCCGAGAAGCGTGGTGATGAGACCGGCAAACGTGTGGCCGCCAGCGCGAGCTACCTGGCCGAGATTCTGCACGAAGTGCCGGTGCTGGTGATCGGCGCGATCTTCGTGGGCAAGGGCGGACTGCCCACCGGCAATCAGGCCGGGGTGTGGGGATCGCTGCTGCCCGGTGCTTGGAGCCTGCAACTCGCGCTGCGGGCGCGCGGCCTCGGTTCGGCGTGGACGACGCTGCACCTGGCCTACGAGCGGGAGGTCGCCGAGATCCTCGGCATCCCCGACACCGTCGCGCAGGGTGTCCTGTTGCCGGTGGCGTATTACACCGGCAACACCTTCAAGCCCGCGCCGCGCAAACCGCTCGACGAGGTCCTGCACGTCGACGGTTGGTGACCGCCGCACGCGCGCGCCGGTGGCCCGTGCGCGACTGCGGCCGATCAGGCGGGCAAACCCATCCCGCCGTGAAATGATTGTGCGGTGACCGACGGTGGGCTGGGGTGGGTGCTCGGGATGCCCGGGCGGATCGTGTCGGGTGCGCGCGGGATCGCGGCCGTCGGTGCCGATCTGATCGTGCGGGCCGCCGACGCGGTGATCACCGAGATCGATCCCACCGGTCTGCTCCTCGCGGCCGTCGACGTCAACCGGATCGTGACGGCCATCGACATCGACCGGGCGGTCAGGACCATCGACGTCGACGCGGTGGTCGCCGGCATCTCGATCAATGACGTCGTCGGCCGCATCGACCTGAACGCGGTCCTCGCCGAGATCGATATCGGCCGCCTGCTGGACACGATCGATCTTGACCGCGTGCTCGCCGGGCTCGATCTCGACGCCCTGCTCGCCGGAGTGGATCTCGATGCGCTGCTCGCCCGGATCGACCTGAACGCCGTCCTGGCCGGCCTCGATCTGGACGTAGTGCTCGCCGGGCTCGATCTGGACGGTCTGCTCGGCACCCTCGACCTCGACGCGCTGCTGGCCGGGCTCGACCTGAACGCGCTGATCGGGCGAGTGGATCTCGACGCGGTCCTGGCCGGTGTGGATCTTGTCGGGATCGCCGGGATCGTCATCGACGGAGTCGATCTGCCCGAGATCATTCGCGGCGCGAGTACGTCGGTCACCGGCGACGTTGTGACCGACGTGCGGAGCACGGGCGAGCGTGCCGACGACGCGGTCGCCCACGCGGTGTCCCGGCTGCTCCGGCGCGGGTCCGGTGCGAATGAGTGAGCGTGCCGCGCGGGACCGGCCACCCGCCGCCGACGGTCGCGCCGTACGCGACAGCGACAGGCCCGCAGGCATCGTCAGCCGTGGAATCGCGGCGATCGTCGACGTCGTCGTGGTCATGCTGATACTTGTGGGCTGCTATTTCGTCGTGGTGGTGTGGCGTCTGCTCACCTCGGTCAGGCACTTCGCCTTCCCCCAGATGGACTCGGTGTTCACCGTCGCCGGGTTCGTGGTCATCTCGGTGGTGTATCTCGCCTCCTGCTGGGCGGTTTCCGGCCGCACGCCCGGCGCGGTATTGATGGGTCTGCGGGTGGTCGACCGGCGCGGAAAGACGCCGCGGCCGATGACCGCCGTCCTGCGGGCCCTGTTCTGCACGTTTTTCGCGGCCGGGCTGTTCTGGTCGGCGATCGACGCGCGCAGAAGATCGGTGCCCGACGTGGTCATGCGTACTCGGGTCGTCTACTCGCGTTGAGAGGCCGTCGGTCATCGTCCTGCTACGGTCTCGGCAGAAGCCGGACGCGGCAGAGGGGACAATGGTCCGATGATGGCTGTACTGTTGCCGCCCGACCCTCGCTGACGGTGGAACCCGTGATGGTGCTGGACGAATGACGACAGATCAGGTGAACGAGCCGGGCGCTGAGCGTCCGATGACCCGGCGCGGTCGGGCGAAGGCGGCACGTCGGGCCGGGTTGCTGGAGGCAGCGGCCGAACAGATCTCCGCGAAGGGCTTCACGGCCGTCCGGCTTGAGGACATCGCGGCCGCGGCCGGGATCAGCGGGCCGGGCATGTACCGGCACTTCTCGTCCAAATCCGAGTTGCTCGACGAGCTGCTCATCGACATCAGCCGGCGGTTGTATGAGGGCGGGGAGCAGGTGGTGGCCCGGTGCGGGGTCGCGCAGGCGGATCCGGCCGCGACGATGCGGGCGCTCATCGAGTTCCACATCGACGTCCTGGTCACCAAACCCGACCTGATCGCGGTGCAGGACCGTGACCTGTCCTCGCTCAGCGCCGCCGCCAATCACGAGGTTCGTTCGCTGCAGCGCCGGTACGTGGAACGGTGGGTGGACGTGCTGGTAGGCGTCGGCCGGGCGCAGGACGGGACGCCGATCGATCGGGACGAGGCCCGAGTCCGTGTACACGCGGTGTTCGGTCTGCTCAACTCCTCGCCCCGGCTTCCCGACCATCCGCGCGACCGGTTGCGCCGGTTGTTGGTGTCGATGGCCGGCTCGGCGTTGCTCGCACCTCCCGGAAATGCGCTCTGAACTGCGCAGATATCCAATCTGCCTGCGATAGGCAAATTTTTGCGCACGACGTTGTAACGCCGATGTGCGGTGTGTCGATACACCTGATGACGGCAGCGGCGGGAAATCCCCCGTTCCCGCAGTCCCCCGACGTGCTGCCGTCACAAGCTCGGTGCCCTCGCGCGAATCCCCCCGTGGCGCGAGGGCACCGTCATGTCCGGGGCCGTGCGTGTGTGTCCGGGCACACCGGCATGCGCGGGGTTGTCGCTACAGTGGATGCCGTTAGCCGTGTGTGGGACGGAGGAGCCGGATGACGACGCGCGTCGACAGTTGGATCTGGGCGATCCGTCTCACCAAGACCAGGTCGGCGGCGGGTGCCGCCTGCCGGGCCGGTCATGTGCGGGTCAACTCGGCCACCGCCAAACCCTCCACCGCGGTCGCCGTCGGCGACGAGGTCCGGGTGCGGCTGGGCGGGCGGGAACGTGTCGTCGAGGTCACCCGGCTCATCAGTAAGCGGGTGTCGGCGCCGATGGCCGGCGAATGCTACATCGACAACAGCCCGCCCCCGCCGCCTCGAGAACTCGCCGGCGCCGTCCCGCAGCGTGATCGCGGAACGGGCAGACCCACCAAGCGCGACCGACGTGACCTGGAAAAGCTGCGGATGCGGTCCGGGTTCCTGGTGGCTTCGGCAGCATTGCTGCTGGCCCTGGCGACAGGATGTTCCGGTGACGACGACAACGGCTCCGACGATCCCGCACGGACGACGGCGGCAGCGGCCCCCGGCCCGTTCTTCGGGCCCTGCGGCGGCGTCACCGTCGACGACGTCTCCCGCATCACCGGATTCGCGGGCCTGACACAGACGGTCAACAACACCTCCGCCTGCGAATGGGACGCCAGTGCGGACCGCACCGGAAAGGTGGCCTCGTTCAACTGGTATCGGGGGTCACCGATCGGCCGTGAGGAGGCCAACGTCAAACTGTCCCGCGCCACGGCCAAGAACATCGAGATCAACGGTCACAAGGGCTTCATCGGCTACGACCAGACGCAGGGCATCTGCGAGATCGGTATCGGATTCGGCGGTGACTTCTTCGAATGGTCGGTCAGTGCGGCCGAACGAGGATCCACCGT contains:
- a CDS encoding UvrD-helicase domain-containing protein, yielding MTISARTPASTDTSDPGAHLLEGLNPQQREAVLHAGAPLLIVAGAGSGKTSVLTRRIAYLLAARDVTPGQVLAITFTNKAAAEMRERVIDLVGPRATYMWVSTFHSTCVRILRAQSSLLAPINSNFSIYDADDSKRLLGMIIGDLNLDPKKFSPRGVGAAISNFKNELISPEDAIDAAPDDQPSAADIARIYAEYQRRLRAANAFDFDDLIGETVALLQRHPEVAEYYRRRFRHVLVDEYQDTNHAQYVLIRELVGSDGGTVAPSELCVVGDADQSIYAFRGATIRNIEEFERDFPDAETILLEQNYRSTQTILSAANAVIARNEGRREKRLWTDSGDGELIVGYVADSDRDEAAFIGKEIESLTDYSIGGSSSCSYGDVAVFYRTNTGSRPLEEVFVRHGIPYKVVGGTRFYERKEVRDVVAYLRVVANPEDTVSLRRIINTPRRGIGDRAQACVAVHSENLGISFYAALLDAAEGRVPLLNTRANKQIAAFVELIESLRAEHLEAFGVDDQGAVDATAEAGDIGDLVEAIVERTGYRGELAASNDPQDAARLDNLDELVSVAREFSLDAAQLAGRDGEQDEDPEGLREGEPEPGSLAAFLERVSLVADADQIPDEGEGVVTLMTLHTAKGLEFPVVFVTGWEDGHFPHMRALGDPAELSEERRLAYVGITRAKERLYVTRSLMRASWGQPVSNPESRFLQEIPQHLVDWRRTEPKRQARREWASTGGVFGDSPGRAQRGSSSWSPDPARRTSRSVVNYEVGDRNNHPKYGLGKVVSKEGSGPTERLVIDYGPGVGRMTFMAIGLPGDKL
- a CDS encoding M23 family metallopeptidase — protein: MDDLAGRRFRVDPTATDPTGSAATDLIDGYDFDEAMTTIIPIDDLRAAADTETGWKSSDRRRYGPRQHDPGQHDAGQYDPGQYDDYRPTSSEVTQDIFLPEAEFVDDEPTDPSDVTGAHLDNYSLESSGEIRLPRTTVDKPFRTNTGNTRRDRGRHRIAAPPTALKGGRAALFAMAAGAAVAAVSQSGSASTDAPAPANAASVSGPAITTTLPDLGPGVAAAAPTADLGVFTDQLALGEARAAEQARREALARRPMFESPLPLGAYQLTSAYANRWGSFHGGIDLAAPLGTPIHAVTDGVIKEAGPASGYGNWVQLEADDGTITMYGHMSSSGVLVHAGQRVTAGDVIALVGNEGFSTGPHVHFEVWKNGTTKIDPAPWLARHGVQLANYTG
- the sucC gene encoding ADP-forming succinate--CoA ligase subunit beta, with the translated sequence MDLFEYQAKELFAKHGVPTSAGRVTDTAADARAIAEEIGKPVMVKAQVKVGGRGKAGGVKYAATPDDAQTHADNILGLDIKGHIVKKLLVAEASDIAEEYYISFLLDRANRTYLAMCSVEGGMEIEEVAATKPERLAKVPVDAVKGVDVATARSIAEQGHLPAEVLDAAAVTIAKLWEVFVKEDATLVEVNPLVRTPDDQILALDGKVTLDGNADFRQPGHAEFEDKEATDPLELKAKQHDLNYVKLDGQVGIIGNGAGLVMSTLDVVAYAGENHGGVKPANFLDIGGGASAEVMAAGLDVILGDSQVKSVFVNVFGGITACDAVANGIVGALDKLGDTASKPLVVRLDGNKVEEGRKILADANHPLVTLAETMDAGADKAAELASK
- the sucD gene encoding succinate--CoA ligase subunit alpha, whose amino-acid sequence is MSIFLNKDNKVIVQGITGGEGTKHTALMLKAGTNVVGGVNARKAGTTVSHVDADGNAVELPVFGSVAEAIEKTGADTSIAFVPPAFSKDAIIEAIDAEIPLLVVITEGIPVQDSAYAWAYNLDKGAKTRIIGPNCPGIITPGEALVGITPNNITGKGPIGLVSKSGTLTYQMMYELRDLGFSTAIGIGGDPVIGTTHIDAIEAFEKDPETKLIVMIGEIGGDAEERAADYIKANVSKPVVGYVAGFTAPEGKTMGHAGAIVSGSSGTAQAKKEALEAAGVKVGKTPSETARLARELFEAL
- a CDS encoding nitroreductase family protein; translation: MSELLPLNPDELLTGTRSVRKRLDLSRPVPLEIVRESLEVALQAPTGSNSQTWHWIVVTDPEKKRKIADLYRASFAPYIAMQNEAAEKRGDETGKRVAASASYLAEILHEVPVLVIGAIFVGKGGLPTGNQAGVWGSLLPGAWSLQLALRARGLGSAWTTLHLAYEREVAEILGIPDTVAQGVLLPVAYYTGNTFKPAPRKPLDEVLHVDGW
- a CDS encoding RDD family protein; the protein is MSERAARDRPPAADGRAVRDSDRPAGIVSRGIAAIVDVVVVMLILVGCYFVVVVWRLLTSVRHFAFPQMDSVFTVAGFVVISVVYLASCWAVSGRTPGAVLMGLRVVDRRGKTPRPMTAVLRALFCTFFAAGLFWSAIDARRRSVPDVVMRTRVVYSR
- a CDS encoding TetR/AcrR family transcriptional regulator, producing MTTDQVNEPGAERPMTRRGRAKAARRAGLLEAAAEQISAKGFTAVRLEDIAAAAGISGPGMYRHFSSKSELLDELLIDISRRLYEGGEQVVARCGVAQADPAATMRALIEFHIDVLVTKPDLIAVQDRDLSSLSAAANHEVRSLQRRYVERWVDVLVGVGRAQDGTPIDRDEARVRVHAVFGLLNSSPRLPDHPRDRLRRLLVSMAGSALLAPPGNAL
- a CDS encoding DUF3558 family protein; translated protein: MTTRVDSWIWAIRLTKTRSAAGAACRAGHVRVNSATAKPSTAVAVGDEVRVRLGGRERVVEVTRLISKRVSAPMAGECYIDNSPPPPPRELAGAVPQRDRGTGRPTKRDRRDLEKLRMRSGFLVASAALLLALATGCSGDDDNGSDDPARTTAAAAPGPFFGPCGGVTVDDVSRITGFAGLTQTVNNTSACEWDASADRTGKVASFNWYRGSPIGREEANVKLSRATAKNIEINGHKGFIGYDQTQGICEIGIGFGGDFFEWSVSAAERGSTVATLPPIDTVCDSARQLAGLVIERAS